A genomic region of Methanobacterium sp. SMA-27 contains the following coding sequences:
- a CDS encoding CooT family nickel-binding protein has product MCESTVYSIDGTKIMEDVLNIKINGNNIELMDILNTKKDINGTIVEIDLDKHGIYIDLK; this is encoded by the coding sequence ATGTGCGAATCCACTGTTTATTCAATAGATGGAACAAAAATAATGGAAGATGTTTTAAATATTAAAATAAATGGCAATAATATAGAATTAATGGATATTCTAAACACGAAAAAAGATATTAATGGTACCATAGTAGAGATAGACTTGGATAAACATGGAATATACATTGATTTAAAATAA